The following proteins come from a genomic window of Vallitaleaceae bacterium 9-2:
- a CDS encoding pitrilysin family protein, whose product MLYNKELSNHIRVIGEEVPFVRSVSIGIYIKVGSVDETLINNGITHFIEHMFFKGTPNYTARQLADTMSRIGGRINAYTSKEYVCFYAHVLDEHLDEVIDILSDMIQHSNFYEEDIEKEKGIILEEYSMYEDSPEEIVLDEMHSTVWPDHAIGYNIIGTKDTIKSMNPTMLQDYIQSRYVGDNIVISIVGKIDFEQASQKIEKAFSDIVSGEPTHRVAPIVYVPGKKAFKKDIEQGHLAISYPSINYFHEDVYGMNILSAIVGGGLNSRLFQSIREEQGLAYSIYSYIETFYQTGLFTTYAATSASQIPRLYEAIRGETELLLAEGITAQELLETKEQLKSNTIIGMENMGARMSHYGKGSLLKKHIKSMDDLIEGINNVSLDDVNRLIHETFNLNKESITLATPNEVDIDKLG is encoded by the coding sequence TTGCTATACAACAAAGAACTTTCAAACCATATACGTGTTATTGGCGAAGAAGTGCCATTTGTCCGTTCCGTATCGATCGGAATCTATATTAAAGTCGGCTCTGTTGATGAAACATTGATCAATAATGGAATTACACATTTTATCGAGCATATGTTTTTTAAAGGAACGCCAAACTATACAGCTAGACAATTGGCGGATACCATGAGTCGCATCGGAGGAAGAATTAACGCATATACTTCAAAGGAATATGTGTGTTTTTATGCACATGTACTGGATGAACATCTTGATGAAGTCATTGACATCTTATCCGATATGATTCAACATTCGAATTTTTATGAAGAAGATATTGAAAAGGAAAAAGGAATTATCCTGGAAGAGTATTCAATGTATGAAGACAGTCCTGAAGAGATTGTTTTAGATGAAATGCATTCAACCGTTTGGCCAGATCATGCCATTGGATATAATATCATCGGAACAAAAGATACGATAAAAAGCATGAACCCTACGATGCTGCAAGATTATATTCAATCTCGCTATGTCGGGGATAATATTGTAATATCCATTGTCGGTAAAATAGATTTTGAACAAGCATCACAAAAAATAGAAAAAGCTTTTTCGGATATTGTCTCAGGAGAGCCAACACATCGTGTGGCACCTATTGTATATGTTCCTGGAAAAAAAGCGTTTAAAAAAGATATCGAACAGGGGCATTTAGCCATCAGCTACCCATCAATTAATTATTTCCATGAGGATGTCTATGGAATGAATATTTTGAGCGCAATTGTCGGTGGCGGATTAAATAGCCGTTTGTTTCAAAGCATTCGAGAAGAACAAGGTTTGGCATACTCGATATATAGCTATATTGAAACCTTCTATCAAACCGGTTTATTTACGACCTATGCTGCAACTAGTGCATCCCAAATCCCACGTTTATATGAAGCAATTCGTGGAGAGACGGAGCTTTTACTAGCTGAAGGCATTACTGCACAGGAACTATTAGAGACAAAAGAACAATTAAAAAGCAATACTATTATTGGTATGGAAAATATGGGAGCACGTATGTCCCATTATGGAAAAGGTTCATTATTAAAAAAACACATCAAATCAATGGATGATCTAATTGAAGGGATTAATAATGTATCCTTAGACGATGTAAATCGACTGATACATGAAACCTTTAATCTAAATAAAGAAAGTATTACATTGGCGACACCTAATGAGGTTGATATTGATAAATTAGGCTAA
- the dut gene encoding dUTP diphosphatase: MEKINVFIERTEAGKTLGLPQYQTEQSAGMDLYACLDKEKVLEPGEITLVPTGIKIAIPDGYEAQIRPRSGLALKHGISLVNSPGTIDADYRGEIKIIMINHGSEGFVIQHGERIAQMVFNPIVHGVFVETNQLEESVRGEGGFGHTGK; the protein is encoded by the coding sequence ATGGAAAAAATTAATGTATTTATCGAACGGACCGAAGCTGGAAAAACACTGGGATTACCCCAATATCAAACGGAGCAGTCCGCAGGAATGGATTTATATGCTTGCTTAGACAAGGAAAAAGTACTTGAACCAGGAGAGATTACCTTAGTTCCAACAGGAATAAAAATAGCTATTCCGGATGGTTATGAAGCACAAATACGCCCTAGAAGTGGCCTTGCATTAAAACATGGGATATCCTTGGTCAATTCTCCAGGTACAATTGATGCGGATTATCGTGGGGAAATTAAAATTATTATGATTAATCATGGAAGTGAGGGGTTTGTCATTCAACATGGAGAGCGTATTGCGCAGATGGTATTTAACCCCATTGTTCATGGTGTTTTCGTTGAAACTAACCAATTAGAAGAGAGTGTGCGAGGTGAAGGTGGATTTGGACACACGGGAAAATAA